Genomic segment of Streptomyces longhuiensis:
CGCCGCAAGGGCCTCCTCCTCACAGCGCCGTCAGGATCCGTGGCCCCGCGTCCGTGACGGCCACCGTGTGTTCGGCGTGGGCGGCGCGGGTGCCGTCGCCCGTGCGCAGGGTCCAGCCGTCCGGGGCCGCGTAGTAGTCGTCCATGCCTCCGGCGATCACCATCGGCTCGATCGCGATCACCATGCCGTGCTTGAGGCGCATGCCCCGGCCCGCCCGTCCCTCGTTCGGGACGGGCGGGTCCTCGTGCATCTTGCGGCCGATGCCGTGCCCGCCGAAGCCGTCCGGGATGCCGTAACCCTCCGCCCGGCACACCTTGCCGATGGCGTGGGCGATGTCCCCGATCCTGTTGCCGACGACCGCCGCCGCGATGCCCGCCGCGAGCGCGCGCTCCGCCGTCTCGATGAGGCGTACGTCCTCGGGGCGCGCCGTGCCGACCGTGAAGCTGATCGCCGAGTCCCCGGCCCAGCCGCCCAGTTGGGCGCCGAAGTCGGCCGAGAGCAGGTCGCCGTCGCGCAGCCGGTACCCGTCGGGGATGCCGTGCACGATCGCGTCGTTCACCGACGCGCACAGGACCGCCGGGAAGGGCGTGGGCGCGAACGAGGGGCGGTAGCCGAGGAAGGGGGAGCTCGCGTCGGCCGCGCGCAGCACGCCGTGCGCCACCGAGTCCAGCTCCAGGAGCGAGACCCCTACGGCCGCCTTCTCGCGGACCGCCGCGAGCGCCTGGGCCACGACCCGGCCCGCTTCCCGCATCTCGTCGATCGATGTGTCTGTCTTGAGTTCCACCATGCCAATTACAATACCGGTATTTGAATGGGGGTTCTGCCAGTAGACTGGACGCATGGTCCGAACCCCCCTGACCCCCGAAGAGCGCGAGCGCGGTGAGCGGCTCGGCCTGCTGCTGCGCGAGGCCCGGCGCGGGCGGAGCATGGTCGAGGTCGCCGCGAGCGCGGGTCTGTCCGCCGAGACGCTCCGCAAGATCGAGACCGGCCGTGCGCCCACCCCCGCCTTCTTCACGGTCGCGGCCCTCGCCCGGACCCTCGGCCTGTCCATGGACGAGATCGTGGCGAGCTGCTCACCGGTGACCGTCTAGCTGCGGCGAGTGAGGACGGTGCCACTCCGGAAAACCGCCCGTAGCGTCCTCGAAACACGGAGGGTGTTTTCTTCCGAACCGGAAGACTCCACTCTGCGGAGGGATCGGGCGGCGTGTGATGGAAGTGGAACAACTCCCTGACCAGGTCCGGGAGTTCGCGGTGTACCTGCGGGACCTGCTGGCCCGGCTCGACCAGGACTCCGGCTGGTGCGGCATCTTCTGGCAGCGTGACCCCGACGGGATGAGGGTCTGCCTCACCGGCGCCGAGGTGCCTCCCTGGGATGTCGTGGAAGCCCTGCTCCAGGATCTGGGCGTGGGCGGGGGGTCCTGCGAGGCCGAGGTCGAGGCCGAGTCGGTACGGGCCCGGGTCCTGCACCGCGCCTCGCTCACCGCCTTCGACGCGCGGCCCGGCGGCCGTGACCTGCTCGGTGACCGGCTCGACGTGATGCTCCGTGAGCAGCGGTACGCCGCCGAGCGCCAGGTGGAGCTGGCCCGGCATCTGCGCACGGCCGCCACGCGCGAGCAGGCGGAGGCGACGCGCCTCGACCTGGCCTGGGCGCGGGACGACCACGAACGCGCTACGGCCCGCTGCGCGGAGCTCCACCGGAGGATCGCGGACCTGGATCGCCAGCCGCCGCCACCACCCGTGCCCGTACCGCAGCGGCGTCCGCGGCCGGCGCCTCCCGAACCCGAACCCCCGGAACGCTCCAAAGCGCCCAAGGAGCGCAGACGTCGCCCCCGCGGCAGCGCCCGATTCGCCGGGATGCTCGACGAGGCCGCGCCCGCCGACGACACGGCCCTGCCCACGGCCCTCGCCGTTCAGGGCCCGTCACGGGACTCCACCGCGAGCCCCCGCGGCGCCCGGTTCGCCGGAGCCGCCGAAGGGGAGGCGGCGGAACCGCCCGCCCCGCAGCGCCTCGACAGCGAGGCGCGCGCCGCCGTCGCCGCCTGCGCCGGCACCCTGCTGCGGCTGCGCACCGAGGGCCGCGGCGGGGAGGCGCACGGCGTGCTCGTCGAGGCCGCCCACTGGCCGGCCGCCCGATTCCCGCTGCTCGCCGCCGAGTTGAACCGCGCGGGCCTCGGCGCCGACTGGGCGACCCTGCTCTGGGAGACGGCCTCGCTCCCGGCCGACCTCCTCGTGGCCGCCGCCGACGCGCTCGCCGCCGCGGGACGCACCGCCGACGCGCAGCAGATCCTGCGCCAGGGAGTGGCCCGACCCGCCACCGAGATCGGCACGTCCGTGCTCCGCCTCGCCGGCGAGGGCCGCCACCGCGAGACGCGCGCGCTCCTCGACGCGTACGTCCGCGTACGCACCCCCGAAGAAGCCGCCCGCAGCGTGCGCGACGACCCGGGGCGCCTCGTCCCGCTGCTCGTCGAGGCGGCGCGCGGCGTGTCCGACGAGCGGTACTGGGACGTCGTGCACGCGCTCAGAGTCGCCGGGTTCCACGCGTAGTCCGGTCGCTTCTCACCCGCACGGGTGCGAAACATGATCGATTCCGCCGGTTAACGGCGATGGTCTTGGCAAGGCCGCCGGTGAGGCTTACGTTCGTCCCTCTACGGCCTGTGTCTA
This window contains:
- a CDS encoding helix-turn-helix domain-containing protein, which produces MVRTPLTPEERERGERLGLLLREARRGRSMVEVAASAGLSAETLRKIETGRAPTPAFFTVAALARTLGLSMDEIVASCSPVTV
- the map gene encoding type I methionyl aminopeptidase, producing MVELKTDTSIDEMREAGRVVAQALAAVREKAAVGVSLLELDSVAHGVLRAADASSPFLGYRPSFAPTPFPAVLCASVNDAIVHGIPDGYRLRDGDLLSADFGAQLGGWAGDSAISFTVGTARPEDVRLIETAERALAAGIAAAVVGNRIGDIAHAIGKVCRAEGYGIPDGFGGHGIGRKMHEDPPVPNEGRAGRGMRLKHGMVIAIEPMVIAGGMDDYYAAPDGWTLRTGDGTRAAHAEHTVAVTDAGPRILTAL